A single window of Serinus canaria isolate serCan28SL12 chromosome 14, serCan2020, whole genome shotgun sequence DNA harbors:
- the MRPS34 gene encoding 28S ribosomal protein S34, mitochondrial, with protein MTRKKLHRPIAAMAKKIREYRALKDRPRDSRRFAVDYETMRRPLTQKRLPVRAWEDVRNENRLLALLCRLPRFGVGRTVTRKSWLWAYREPCYWVITKVKADYTAENMDHGRAWGYLTFKGKTEEEVREIDKVMYHDWRIVPKHEEEAFKQFTPVSEVTVRFLPYPPLLRAMILAQWQKEGKPIMEEPIIDLEKVLACPQEWAKKKATGTPV; from the exons ATGACCCGCAAGAAGCTGCACCGGCCCATCGCCGCCATGGCCAAGAAGATCCGCGAGTACCGGGCGCTGAAGGATCGGCCGCGGGACTCTCGGCGCTTCGCCGTGGACTACGAGACCATGCGGCGGCCGCTGACGCAGAAACGGCTGCCCGTGCGGGCCTGGGAAGACGTGCGGAACGAGAACCGACTGTTGGCGCTGCTCTGCCGCCTGCCGCGCTTCGGCGTGGGCCGCACCGTCACCCGCAAGTCCTGGCTGTGGGCGTACCGCGAGCCCTGCTACTGGGTCATCACCAAGGTGAAGGCGGACTACACGGCCGAG aacatGGACCATGGAAGAGCCTGGGGCTACCTGACCTTCAAAG GCAAAACTGAAGAGGAAGTGAGGGAGATTGACAAAGTCATGTACCATGACTGGCGTATAGTGCCCAAACACGAGGAGGAAGCCTTCAAGCAATTCACCCCAGTGTCTGAGGTAACTGTTCGGTTCCTGCCATACCCACCACTGCTCCGAGCCATGATCCTTGCACAGTGGCAAAAGGAGGGAAAACCAATAATGGAAGAGCCAATTATTGATCTGGAGAAGGTCCTGGCGTGTCCCCAAGAGTgggcaaagaaaaaagctaCTGGGACACCAGTATAG
- the GLYR1 gene encoding cytokine-like nuclear factor N-PAC isoform X8, whose translation MGAAIAPLPPFRAPGSPCAARPVCVGKMAAVSLRLGDLVWGKLGRYPPWPGKIVNPPKDLKKPRGKKCFFVKFFGTEDHAWIKVEQLKPYHPHKEEMIKINKGKRFQQAVDAVEEFLRKTKGKDQASSHNSTEEKNRRNSSEERGKQSAGEEKRKASLSEGKVKKGTGEGKKRVSSVSSERGSKSPLKRAQDQSPRKRGRPPKDEKDLTIPESSTVKRVMTGTVAGFKWPPSVSEPVKDSDPHFHHFLLSQTEKPAVCYQAITKKLKVCEEETGSTSIQAADSTAVNGSITPTDKKIGFLGLGLMGSGIVSNLLKMGHTVTVWNRTAEKCDLFIQEGARLGRTPAEVVSTCDITFACVSDPKAAKDLVLGPSGVLQGIRPGKCYVDMSTVDADTVTELAQVIVSRGGRFLEAPVSGNQQLSNDGMLVILAAGDRGLYEDCSSCFQAMGKTSFFLGEVGNAAKMMLIVNMVQGSFMATIAEGLTLAQVTGQSQQTLLDILNQGQLASIFLDQKCQNILQGNFKPDFYLKYIQKDLRLAIALGDSVNHPTPMAAAANEVYKRAKALDQSDNDMSAVYRAYIH comes from the exons ATGGGCGCGGCCATcgcccccctccccccttttCGCGCTCCCGGCAGCCCCTGCGCGGCGCGGCCGGTCTGTGTCGGTAAGATGGCTGCCGTGAGTCTGAGGCTCGGAGATCTGGTGTG ggGGAAGTTGGGCCGTTACCCTCCATGGCCAGGGAAG ATTGTTAACCCACCTAAAGATCTGAAGAAACCTCGAGGAAAAAAGTGCTTCTTCGTGAAGTTTTTTGGAACAGAAGATCA tgCTTGGATCAAAGTGGAGCAGCTGAAGCCTTATCACCCTCACAAAGAGGAAATGATAAAGATTAACAAGGGTAAGCGCTTCCAGCAAGCTGTGGATGCTGTAGAGGAGTTTCTTAGAAAAACCAAAGGCAAAGACCAG GCGTCTTCCCATAACTCCACTGAAGAGAAGAATCGGCGTAATTCGAGTGAAGAAAGAGGCAAGCAATCTGCTGGTGAAGAGAAACGCAAAGCCAGTTTGTCTGAAGGAAAGGTGAAGAAGGgcacaggggaaggaaaaaagagggtTTCTTCTGTCTCATCAGAGAGAGGATCAAAATCACCCTTGAAAAGAGCCCAGGATCAGAGCCCCCGAAAGCGGGGGCGTCCACCCAAGGATGAGAAG GACCTCACAATTCCAGAGTCAAGTACAGTGAAGAGAGTGATGACTGGAACAGTAGCTGGATTTAAATGGCCACCGAGTGTAAGTGAG CCTGTGAAGGACAGTGATCCACACTTTCATCACTTCCTGCTGAGCCAGACAGAAAAG CCAGCTGTCTGCTATCAAGCCATCACAAAGAAGCTGAAGGTTTGTGAAGAG GAGACAGGATCCACCTCCATCCAGGCAGCAGACAGCACAGCAGTCAATGGCAGCATCACACCTACCGACAAAAA GATAGGATTTCTGGGCCTTGGTCTGATGGGAAGTGGCATTGTCTCCAACTTGCTAAAGATGGGTCACACTGTCACTGTCTGGAACCGGACTGCCGAGAAG TGTGATTTGTTCATCCAGGAGGGTGCACGGCTGGGAAGAACCCCTGCTGAAGTAGTCTCCACCTGTGACATCACATTTGCCTGTGTATCAGAtccaaaagcagcaaaggaT CTGGTGCTTGGTCCAAGTGGAGTGTTGCAGGGGATTCGCCCAGGGAAGTGTTATGTGGATATGTCCACAGTGGATGCAGATACAGTCACAGAGCTGGCCCAG gtgaTAGTGTCCCGAGGTGGTCGCTTTCTGGAAGCACCAGTCTCAGGAAACCAGCAGCTCTCTAATGATGGAATGCTTGTGATCCTGGCAGCTGGCGACAGGGGTTTATATGaggactgcagcagctgtttccAAGCCATGGGGAAGACCTCTTTTTTCCTAG GTGAAGTAGGCAATGCTGCCAAGATGATGCTGATTGTGAACATGGTCCAAGGCAGCTTCATGGCAACAATAGCAGAAGGACTGACTTTGGCTCAAGTGACTGGCCAGTCCCAGCAGACCCTTCTGGATATCCTCAATCAGGGACAACTTGCCAGCATCTTCCTGGACCAGAAGTGCCAAA ATATCTTGCAAGGAAACTTTAAACCTGATTTCTACCTGAAGTACATCCAGAAGGATCTTAGATTAGCTATTGCGCTGGGCGATTCTGTCAACCACCCAACTcccatggcagctgctgccaacGAG GTCTATAAACGAGCAAAAGCATTGGACCAATCTGACAACGACATGTCCGCAGTGTACAGGGCCTACATCCATTAG